A single window of Solanum dulcamara chromosome 5, daSolDulc1.2, whole genome shotgun sequence DNA harbors:
- the LOC129888613 gene encoding 3-oxoacyl-[acyl-carrier-protein] synthase I, chloroplastic-like, translated as MSSITSSCYSNLILKKKESRINCGSHLQYNGLRAIETVQMPANSASSKPKAVKCGRIRAMASPGVSAPKRETDPKKRIVITGMGLVSVFGSDIDNFYNKLLEGQSGISLLDCFDASDYSVRFGGQIRDFSSKGYIDGKNDRRLDNCWRYCLVAGKRALDDANLGQQVLETMDKTRIGVLVGSGMGGLKVFSDGVEALVQRGYKKISPFFIPYSITNMGSALLAIETGLMGPNYSISTACASANHSFCAAANHIRRGDADIMVAGGTEAGVTATGLGGFIACRALSQRNDDYEKASRPWDRNRDGFVVGEGSGILVMESLEHALKRGANIIAEYLGGAVTCDAHHMTDPRPDGLGVSSCITKSLVDARVSPEEVNYINAHATSTLAGDMAEVNAIKKVFKDTSEIKMNGTKSMIGHGLGAAGGIEAIATIKAITTGWLHPTINQYELEPQVTIDTVPNVKKQHEVNIGISNSFGFGGHNSVVVFAPYKN; from the exons ATGAGCAGTATTACTAGTAGTTGTTATTCTAATTTGATACTGAAGAAGAAAGAATCAAGAATCAATTGTGGATCTCATTTACAATACAATGGACTTAGAGCTATTGAAACTGTACAAATGCCAGCAAACTCTGCTTCTTCTAAGCCAAAAg CTGTAAAATGTGGAAGAATCAGAGCCATGGCCTCTCCAGGTGTTTCAGCTCCCAAGAGAGAGACAGACCCGAAGAAAAGGATTGTCATAACTGGAATGGGACTTGTTTCAGTCTTTGGAAGTGATATCGACAATTTTTACAACAAACTTCTTGAAGGACAGAGTGGAATCAGTTTATTAGACTGTTTTGATGCCTCAGATTACTCAGTTAGGTTCGGGGGACAGATTCGTGATTTCTCTTCCAAAGGTTACATAGATGGAAAGAATGATCGTCGTTTAGATAACTGCTGGAGATACTGTCTTGTTGCTGGAAAGAGGGCCCTTGACGATGCTAACCTTGGCCAACAAGTTCTTGAAACT ATGGACAAAACGAGGATCGGCGTCTTGGTTGGATCGGGCATGGGAGGTTTAAAAGTTTTCAGTGATGGAGTGGAAGCCTTAGTTCAAAGAGGATACAAGAAAATTAGTCCATTTTTCATTCCTTACTCAATCACTAACATGGGATCAGCACTGTTGGCTATAGAAACCGGACTAATGGGACCTAATTACTCTATTTCAACGGCTTGTGCATCTGCCAATCACAGTTTTTGCGCGGCTGCAAATCATATTAGAAGAGGGGACGCAGATATTATGGTAGCAGGTGGAACGGAAGCTGGTGTTACAGCTACTGGTCTTGGTGGATTCATAGCTTGTAGAGCCTTGTCTCAAAgaaatgatgattatgagaagGCTTCAAGGCCATGGGACAGGAATCGTGATGGATTTGTCGTTGGTGAAGGCTCTGGTATCCTG GTCATGGAAAGTTTGGAGCACGCGTTGAAAAGAGGTGCTAATATCATTGCAGAATACTTGGGAGGAGCAGTCACTTGTGATGCTCATCACATGACCGATCCTCGCCCTGATGGACTTGGAGTTTCGTCTTGCATTACTAAGAGTTTGGTAGATGCTAGAGTTTCTCCAGAAGAG GTAAACTACATTAATGCTCATGCAACATCAACTCTTGCTGGAGATATGGCTGAGGTCAATGCCATCAAGAAGGTCTTCAAGGATACCTCGGAAATCAAAATGAACGGGACAAAG TCGATGATTGGTCATGGACTCGGGGCTGCTGGTGGAATTGAAGCCATTGCAACCATCAAGGCAATCACAACAGGATGGCTTCATCCAACCATCAATCAATAT GAATTGGAACCTCAGGTTACGATTGACACCGTTCCAAATGTAAAGAAACAACATGAAGTGAACATCG GTATCTCCAACTCATTCGGATTCGGAGGGCATAATTCAGTGGTTGTTTTTGCACCCTACAAGAATTGA
- the LOC129890185 gene encoding B2 protein, giving the protein MEINNNNQSSFWQFSDQLRLQNNNLANLSLNDSIWSNNYGSKRPEERRNFDIRVGGDLNSTANSSSNKSNYNLFSNDGWKIADPSALTAANGCGAAGKGVFGVGLNGGFNKGVYSNQVLNFSYSKGTNNVAVGTKGINKKFGKGFFEDEHKSVKKNNKSVKESNKDVNSEKQNGVDKRFKTLPPAESLPRNETVGGYIFVCNNDTMAENLKRELFGLPPRYRDSVRQITPGLPLFLYNYSTHQLHGVFEAASFGGSNIDPSAWEDKKNPGESRFPAQVRVVTRKVCEPLEEDSFRPILHHYDGPKFRLELNVPEAISLLDIFEENKN; this is encoded by the exons atggagatcaacaacaacaatcaatcATCTTTCTGGCAGTTCAGTGACCAGCTTCGTCTGCAGAACAACAACTTAGCAAATCTCTCTTTGAACGATTCAATTTGGAGCAATAACTATGGCTCTAAAAGGcctgaagaaagaagaaattttgataTCAGGGTAGGTGGTGACCTCAACTCTACTGCTAATAGTTCTTCCAACAAGTCAAATTACAATCTTTTTAGCAATGATGGCTGGAAAATCGCCGACCCATCTGCTCTCACGGCGGCGAACGGCTGTGGTGCTGCCGGAAAAGGGGTATTTGGGGTTGGTTTAAATGGTGGTTTTAACAAAGGGGTTTATTCAAATCAAGTTTTGAACTTCAGTTACAGTAAGGGTACTAATAATGTTGCAGTAGGTACAAAGGGGATAAACAAGAAATTTGGTAAAGGTTTTTTTGAAGATGAGCATAAAAGTGTGAAGAAGAATAACAAGAGTGTTAAAGAGAGTAACAAGGATGTTAATAGTGAGAAACAGAATGGTGTTGATAAAAGGTTTAAGACTTTGCCACCAGCAGAATCTTTGCCAAGAAATGAGACAGTTGGTGGATATATTTTTGTTTGCAACAATGATACTATGGCTGAGAATCTCAAAAGGGAGCTCTTTG GCTTGCCACCACGTTACAGGGACTCAGTTAGGCAAATAACACCGGGGTTGCCTCTCTTTCTGTACAACTACTCGACCCATCAGCTTCATGGAGTTTTTGAG GCTGCAAGCTTTGGTGGGTCAAATATTGATCCATCGGCCTGGGAGGACAAGAAGAACCCTGGTGAATCTCGCTTTCCTGCTCAG GTTCGTGTTGTGACAAGGAAAGTCTGTGAACCACTTGAAGAGGATTCATTCAGGCCAATCCTTCACCATTACGATGGCCCTAAATTCCGCCTCGAGCTAAACGTTCCAGAG GCTATTTCTCTTCTAGACATTTTTGAAGAGAACAAGAACTAA
- the LOC129890184 gene encoding uncharacterized protein LOC129890184, whose translation MGCASSKRIEVAVDVYRPPPTSFAVFDINSVEEPWLKGVNNNKLEEEELDQDELEEYEKPTKVAQPILEKLNSSIDDAPKSWDEVSKALEDLKPTLQNPPPSKSPKKTLLALPAPPPPPAAEEGGGSPKRKIPRKSFSFHTLEELESKLSSKDSKKTNEFKKSESMFTNEENKKFQKFSKKNDSQIVVHNGEVAHQRTQSDEGYKPVKENIFLLRDKMEREKEGKVPTFIKFNPLSDYPEKCPPRGDDSLVVYTTSLGGVRRTFEDCNKVRLILESHRVVFDERDVALHGEFRQELKELLGEEEDAGVPRLFVKGRYIGGVEEVVNLNETKRLGRILNWARVERGVGRLGCEGCGGVRFVPCFDCGGSCKVVNGDVKERCPECNENGLIHCPICN comes from the exons ATGGGTTGTGCCTCATCCAAAAGAATAGAGGTTGCCGTCGACGTCTACCGTCCACCGCCGACGAGCTTCGCCGTCTTTGATATCAACTCCGTTGAGGAGCCATGGCTCAAAGGTGTTAACAACAACAAG ctggaagaagaagaattggaTCAAGACGAGCTAGAAGAATATGAGAAGCCAACAAAAGTAGCACAACCAATTCTTGAAAAACTAAACTCCTCTATTGATGATGCTCCTAAATCTTGGGATGAAGTTAGCAAAGCCTTAGAAGATTTAAAACCTACTCTACAAAATCCTCCACCATCAAAATCACCTAAAAAAACCCTCCTTGCACTACCCGCGCCGCCTCCGCCGCCAGCGGCGGAAGAAGGTGGTGGTTccccaaaaagaaaaattccaaGAAAGAGTTTTTCCTTTCATACccttgaagaacttgaatccAAATTATCATCAAAAGATTCCAAAAAAACCAATGAATTCAAGAAATCAGAGTCCATGTTTACAAAtgaggaaaataaaaaatttcaaaaattcagCAAAAAAAATGATTCACAAATTGTTGTTCATAATGGGGAAGTAGCACATCAAAGGACTCAATCTGATGAAGGGTACAAGCCAGTGAAAGAGAATATATTTTTGTTGAGGGACAAAATGGAAAGGGAAAAAGAAGGGAAAGTTCCAACTTTTATAAAGTTTAACCCTTTAAGTGACTACCCCGAAAAGTGCCCGCCACGTGGCGATGACTCATTGGTCGTCTACACGACATCGCTAGGTGGCGTGCGTCGCACGTTTGAGGATTGTAACAAAGTGAGGCTAATTTTGGAATCTCACCGGGTGGTTTTCGATGAGCGTGACGTGGCACTGCATGGCGAATTTCGTcaggagttgaaggagttgcTCGGAGAGGAAGAGGATGCGGGAGTACCGAGATTGTTCGTGAAGGGGAGGTACATTGGTGGAGTGGAGGAAGTGGTGAATCTTAACGAGACGAAGCGACTCGGGAGGATATTGAATTGGGCTAGGGTAGAGAGGGGTGTGGGGAGGTTAGGATGTGAAGGGTGTGGGGGTGTTAGGTTTGTGCCATGTTTTGATTGTGGTGGAAGTTGCAAAGTTGTGAATGGGGATGTTAAGGAGAGATGTCCTGAGTGTAATGAGAATGGTTTGATTCATTGCCCTATTTGCAATTGA
- the LOC129890183 gene encoding RNA polymerase II transcriptional coactivator KELP, with product MDSETSKRIEETVLDILKSCNLDEVSEQKIRRMASEKLGLDLSDPTGKKFVRQVVEKFLAEEQAKREANADEVKEEEEEENDEEEEDGKVKSAGDKEYDDDGDLIVCRLSHKRRVTVTDFRGKTLVSIREYYNKEGKELPTAKGISLTAEQWAMFKKNIPGVEKAIKELESRS from the exons ATGGATTCTGAAACTTCCAAAAGAATCGAAGAAACAGTACTCGATATCCTCAAATCCTGTAATTTGGATGAAGTTTCGGAGCAGAAAATCCGAAGAATGGCTTCAGAAAAGCTAGGGCTTGACCTTTCTGACCCGACCGGGAAGAAATTTGTCCGGCAGGTGGTGGAGAAGTTCCTTGCTGAAGAACAAGCAAAACGTGAAGCAAATGCGGATGAAGtaaaggaggaggaggaggaggagaatgatgaagaagaggaggaCGGCAAAGTGAAAAGCGCCGGTGATAAGGAGTACGATGATGATGGCGATCTCATCGTTTGCCGA TTGTCGCATAAGAGAAGAGTGACTGTTACTGACTTTAGGGGGAAAACTCTGGTGTCGATAAGAGAATACTACAACAAAGAGGGCAAGGAGTTGCCTACTGCTAAAG GGATAAGTTTGACAGCTGAGCAATGGGCAATGTTTAAGAAGAATATTCCTGGAGTTGAAAAGGCCATCAAGGAATTGGAGTCAAGGTCTTAG